The Brevibacillus brevis genome contains a region encoding:
- a CDS encoding 3-hydroxyacyl-CoA dehydrogenase encodes MDMREVVAIVTGGASGLGEAAVRNVVQHGGRVAILDLTVEKGQALANELGRENALFVHTDVMSEVSVRDAIDQAAGTFGTIHAVVNCAGIGLAQKTLSRSGPHPLESFSKVISVNLIGTFNVIRLAVEQMAGNEPNQQGERGVVINTASVAAFEGQVGQVAYSASKGGIVSMTLPLARDLAWYGIRVMAIAPGLFDTPMFDQLPRSEKAALGATVPFPARMGNPQEYGMLVNSIITNPMLNGETIRLDGAIRMAPK; translated from the coding sequence TTGGATATGCGGGAAGTGGTTGCCATTGTAACGGGTGGTGCTTCCGGTTTGGGAGAAGCCGCTGTGAGGAATGTAGTTCAACACGGGGGAAGAGTAGCCATTCTTGATTTGACGGTAGAGAAGGGGCAAGCGCTGGCGAATGAGCTGGGGCGTGAAAATGCTTTGTTCGTGCATACGGATGTTATGAGTGAGGTGAGTGTACGGGATGCAATCGATCAGGCTGCTGGCACATTCGGTACGATTCATGCCGTGGTCAACTGTGCGGGAATCGGTTTGGCACAAAAAACACTGTCCCGAAGCGGTCCACATCCACTGGAATCCTTCAGCAAAGTCATTTCAGTCAATCTGATCGGTACTTTTAATGTCATTCGGTTGGCGGTGGAGCAAATGGCAGGAAACGAGCCGAACCAACAGGGGGAGCGGGGTGTCGTCATCAATACCGCATCGGTGGCGGCTTTTGAAGGGCAGGTAGGGCAGGTTGCCTATAGTGCCTCCAAAGGCGGAATCGTAAGCATGACCCTGCCGCTAGCAAGAGACCTGGCTTGGTATGGCATACGCGTAATGGCGATTGCTCCCGGTCTATTTGACACGCCGATGTTCGATCAGCTCCCGCGCTCGGAAAAAGCTGCGTTGGGTGCGACTGTTCCTTTTCCCGCTCGTATGGGAAATCCGCAAGAATATGGGATGCTCGTGAACAGCATCATCACCAATCCGATGTTGAATGGAGAAACGATCCGGCTGGATGGGGCAATCAGGATGGCACCGAAATAA
- a CDS encoding LuxR C-terminal-related transcriptional regulator: MLHHSIMLKTKTAMPAARSNSVHRSRLLQKMDAGLQCRLTTLYAPAGYGKTTLLSQWAHQYGGTTVWLSLDEMDNDLIRFWRYIVFTLSGSTFTELSERMEPAMKATSHTSIFTFIDSLLNELAATSQPLAIILDDYHVISDETIHSSLAYFLEYVPSHVHLYIASRNTLPFSTVKWNVRHEVCHIEAGQFLFSHQETDSFYRQVHDLPLTEIQIEQLVKSTEGWVAGLQLAAISLVNTENHDQFFAGFTGSHRNISEYLFHEVIMRLPEVERSFLLKTSVLARMDAHVCHALTGLTHCQQMLTHLHRQNIFLIPLDDYGTWYRYHHLFADFLRSQLEQTAPGEARELHRLASGSYAERGMMDEAIDHAMAAADYTLAVSLLEQHIPVLLQRGEFSSFLRTLDSIPDHATYFSPLFRLIYVFLSVACGYTDRAELALAQLEQSVASLEDSTEHQQFLSGLFFVRANLVFATGDFESWIASSSQLSGELPESPLFYHFNYNTTEPFIRRTRFGLKGMLSDQTEAVGKQFSGILEAHGWKDSLINLYVVQALAEGLYEENRLEESLDHLQRVRFVALQKQIPGLLVPYALTYSKHKLVEGNFAAARKIISEARETVASWGASYWFNPLQAFLAHIAIQEGDIKLAKTELSKLPPSILNQPSIQRELEVLTYVRLLLAQQQEQEALRMLAILKPSSIREELLISQVDIAILQALAYQQCGNKKEALAFLHEALLIGGNNCYVRSFLDEGTAMSHLLHDYQLRLRKRSQQPGPSVSAAYVNQLLSLFPKKMEKRKAPLIEPLTGKEMIILSMLAKGASNKMIADELGNTLGTVKVYLHRIYGKLGVTNRTQALLKAQEISLLENSPVD; the protein is encoded by the coding sequence ATGCTCCATCATTCCATTATGCTGAAAACCAAAACAGCAATGCCCGCCGCTCGGTCGAATAGCGTTCATAGGAGCCGACTGCTGCAAAAAATGGACGCTGGTCTGCAATGCCGACTAACCACGTTATACGCCCCAGCCGGGTATGGAAAAACGACCTTGCTCAGTCAATGGGCTCATCAGTACGGCGGTACCACTGTATGGCTCTCACTCGATGAGATGGATAATGACCTGATTCGCTTTTGGAGATACATCGTATTTACGCTGTCTGGATCTACCTTCACAGAACTCTCCGAGCGAATGGAACCAGCCATGAAAGCAACCAGTCATACCTCGATCTTTACCTTCATCGATTCCCTTCTCAATGAACTCGCTGCTACGTCGCAGCCCCTTGCTATCATTCTCGATGACTACCACGTGATCTCGGATGAGACGATTCACAGCAGTCTCGCTTATTTTCTGGAATATGTCCCGAGTCACGTCCATCTGTACATCGCCAGTCGCAACACGCTGCCTTTTTCTACAGTCAAATGGAACGTCCGTCATGAAGTATGTCACATTGAGGCGGGACAATTTCTTTTCAGTCATCAAGAGACGGACAGCTTTTACCGGCAGGTTCATGATTTACCTCTGACCGAAATACAAATCGAACAGCTCGTGAAAAGTACGGAGGGCTGGGTCGCCGGCTTGCAGCTCGCTGCCATTTCACTCGTGAATACGGAGAACCACGATCAATTTTTTGCCGGATTTACCGGCTCTCATCGCAATATTTCGGAGTATTTGTTTCATGAAGTGATCATGCGACTTCCGGAAGTGGAGCGCAGCTTCTTGCTCAAAACATCTGTGCTGGCGCGAATGGACGCTCACGTGTGCCACGCTCTGACTGGCCTGACCCATTGCCAACAAATGCTGACCCACTTGCACCGCCAAAACATTTTCTTAATCCCGCTGGATGATTACGGGACGTGGTATCGGTACCATCACTTGTTTGCCGATTTTTTGCGCAGTCAATTGGAGCAGACAGCTCCCGGAGAAGCACGTGAGCTGCACCGACTAGCCAGTGGGAGCTATGCGGAACGCGGAATGATGGACGAAGCGATCGATCATGCGATGGCCGCTGCCGATTACACGTTGGCTGTAAGTTTATTGGAGCAACATATTCCGGTACTGCTCCAACGCGGCGAGTTTTCCAGCTTTCTCAGAACGCTGGACAGCATCCCTGATCACGCAACCTATTTCTCACCCCTTTTTCGCCTGATCTATGTGTTCCTCTCGGTTGCTTGCGGTTATACGGATCGGGCAGAGCTTGCCCTCGCCCAATTGGAGCAAAGCGTTGCAAGCCTGGAAGACTCGACGGAGCATCAACAGTTTTTGAGCGGGCTGTTTTTTGTGCGGGCGAATCTGGTGTTTGCAACCGGAGATTTTGAGAGCTGGATTGCCAGTTCATCACAGTTGAGTGGTGAGCTGCCTGAGAGTCCGTTGTTTTACCATTTTAATTACAACACGACAGAGCCCTTTATTCGGCGTACGCGATTCGGGTTAAAGGGGATGCTGTCCGATCAAACAGAGGCTGTCGGCAAGCAGTTCTCCGGCATACTCGAAGCACATGGTTGGAAGGATTCCTTGATCAACCTGTACGTCGTTCAAGCGTTGGCGGAGGGGCTTTATGAGGAAAACAGACTGGAAGAAAGCCTCGATCATCTTCAGCGAGTTCGTTTCGTTGCCTTGCAAAAGCAAATACCTGGCCTGCTCGTCCCCTATGCACTGACATACTCCAAGCACAAGCTGGTGGAGGGAAATTTTGCTGCGGCACGAAAAATCATTTCGGAGGCACGAGAGACGGTCGCGAGCTGGGGTGCTTCGTATTGGTTCAACCCATTACAAGCATTTCTCGCACACATCGCGATCCAGGAAGGGGACATCAAATTGGCGAAAACGGAGTTGTCCAAGCTCCCCCCTTCCATTTTGAATCAGCCTAGCATTCAGAGAGAATTAGAGGTTTTGACCTATGTCCGTTTGCTGCTCGCCCAGCAGCAGGAACAGGAAGCCTTGCGTATGTTAGCGATCCTAAAGCCATCCAGTATTCGCGAGGAGCTATTAATCAGTCAGGTAGACATCGCCATCCTGCAAGCCCTCGCCTACCAGCAGTGCGGCAACAAAAAGGAAGCGCTGGCTTTCCTTCACGAAGCGCTCTTGATTGGCGGAAACAACTGCTACGTCCGTAGCTTTCTCGACGAAGGAACGGCGATGTCTCACCTCTTGCACGATTACCAGCTCCGATTGAGAAAACGATCCCAACAACCTGGTCCGTCTGTATCGGCTGCGTATGTCAATCAACTGCTATCCCTTTTCCCTAAGAAAATGGAGAAAAGAAAAGCTCCTTTGATCGAGCCGCTAACCGGAAAAGAAATGATCATCCTTTCCATGCTGGCCAAAGGAGCATCCAACAAAATGATCGCCGATGAGCTAGGGAATACGCTCGGGACGGTCAAGGTGTATTTGCATCGGATATACGGCAAGCTCGGTGTCACCAATCGCACACAAGCTCTACTGAAAGCTCAAGAAATTTCACTGCTAGAAAATAGTCCTGTTGATTAA
- a CDS encoding CapA family protein: MKIGRWKHAVIVVAAVMLCVAMGTESGAVQASSEGDMQDQDSIQVAFVGDMILDKSVGNQIARYGVDYPFQKTADFLKQADLTIGNLETPVSTRGRPEKKEYTYRAKPESLKGLVNAGFDVVNLANNHSLDYGMDALSDTMVHLKKAKIGYVGAGKNEEEAFAPYIQTIKGKRVAVIGISRVLPNERWYARKNKPGLAHAYSYEPMLSYVKKAVAESDITIAVMHWNREYKDYPELYARELAKKLIDSGVDAIVGSHSHSIMGVEFYKKVPIYYSVGNFVFTTSRNPKGREAMMVQLTFSKDGSKSRVIPVKLTNGQPAPMDEKNKKRIIDKLNRISYGASIDEKGEVSESKPR; encoded by the coding sequence ATGAAGATAGGACGATGGAAACACGCCGTAATCGTGGTAGCTGCAGTGATGCTCTGTGTTGCGATGGGAACGGAATCTGGCGCTGTCCAGGCGAGCAGCGAAGGAGATATGCAGGACCAGGATTCCATTCAGGTAGCGTTTGTCGGGGATATGATTTTGGATAAGAGCGTCGGGAATCAGATCGCGCGGTACGGCGTAGATTATCCGTTTCAAAAAACAGCGGATTTTCTCAAGCAGGCAGACTTGACGATTGGCAATCTGGAGACACCAGTCAGTACGCGAGGACGTCCGGAGAAAAAGGAATATACCTATCGTGCGAAGCCAGAGTCATTGAAGGGGCTCGTGAACGCGGGCTTCGACGTGGTCAATCTTGCGAATAATCATTCGCTCGATTACGGAATGGACGCGCTCTCTGACACGATGGTGCATTTGAAAAAGGCGAAGATCGGTTACGTGGGGGCGGGGAAAAACGAGGAGGAAGCATTCGCTCCCTACATCCAAACGATCAAGGGGAAACGCGTGGCAGTCATCGGGATCAGCCGTGTCCTTCCAAATGAGCGTTGGTATGCGCGAAAAAACAAGCCAGGTCTCGCACATGCCTACTCGTATGAGCCGATGCTGTCCTATGTAAAAAAGGCAGTGGCGGAGTCAGACATTACAATTGCGGTCATGCACTGGAATCGGGAATATAAGGATTATCCAGAACTATATGCGCGTGAGTTGGCGAAAAAGCTGATCGACAGCGGTGTGGATGCCATTGTCGGGTCGCACAGCCATTCGATCATGGGCGTTGAGTTTTATAAAAAGGTGCCGATCTACTACAGCGTAGGGAATTTTGTGTTTACCACCTCGCGCAATCCGAAAGGCCGCGAAGCCATGATGGTCCAACTGACGTTTTCAAAAGACGGGAGCAAGAGCCGCGTGATCCCGGTGAAGCTCACAAACGGTCAGCCTGCTCCGATGGACGAGAAAAACAAAAAGAGGATCATCGACAAGCTCAACCGCATTTCCTATGGAGCGAGCATAGACGAAAAGGGAGAAGTAAGCGAGTCTAAGCCCCGATAG
- a CDS encoding AraC family transcriptional regulator: MKSDRIKFPAGFLAGLQRLGIAPHDLAHKARVPLTILTEPAVVTTAQYFRIWQAYADLVGDTAIGIIKLSTTFETAQYPPTVLATYHARDYRDALNRMARYKQLCPPESLRITEEGERCTIELEWMQSEQPGPPVLVGTTLAFLLELGRRGTGKPLTAQSVEFSQSMGDVAALEAYFGCPVRIGATDNRLTLHRRDLDRLFLSYNKELLEILTPVLDRSLDEQGSRSIAEMVKWILKRSLTGGRLDIRAVASELGMSDRTLQRRLTDECTTFKQLLTQARHEQAREYLADPKLDIKEVAFLVGYEDQNSFYRAFRLWEGDTPSNWRSKQG; encoded by the coding sequence ATGAAATCAGACCGTATAAAGTTCCCGGCGGGATTTTTGGCGGGATTACAACGACTAGGGATTGCCCCCCACGACCTAGCTCACAAAGCGCGCGTGCCGCTCACCATTCTTACAGAACCAGCTGTCGTCACCACTGCCCAATATTTCAGAATCTGGCAAGCGTACGCCGATCTAGTTGGTGACACGGCTATCGGAATCATCAAGCTTTCAACCACCTTTGAAACAGCACAATACCCACCGACCGTTTTAGCGACCTACCATGCTCGTGACTATCGCGACGCTCTTAATCGAATGGCCCGGTACAAACAACTGTGCCCTCCGGAAAGTTTGCGCATAACAGAGGAGGGCGAGCGCTGTACAATCGAATTGGAGTGGATGCAGAGCGAGCAACCCGGACCACCAGTGCTGGTAGGAACCACGCTAGCCTTTCTTCTAGAGCTTGGGCGACGGGGCACGGGCAAGCCTTTAACTGCACAGTCCGTGGAATTTTCTCAATCGATGGGGGATGTAGCTGCCCTTGAAGCTTACTTCGGTTGCCCTGTCCGGATTGGTGCCACCGATAACCGATTAACACTCCATCGACGTGATTTGGACCGCCTCTTTCTTTCGTACAACAAAGAATTGCTGGAGATTTTGACGCCTGTATTGGACCGATCATTGGATGAACAGGGCAGTCGTTCAATTGCTGAGATGGTCAAGTGGATTTTGAAGCGAAGTCTAACCGGAGGCCGCCTTGATATTCGAGCTGTTGCGAGCGAGCTGGGCATGAGCGATCGTACCTTGCAGCGCCGTCTTACTGATGAATGCACAACGTTCAAGCAACTGTTGACACAGGCTCGACATGAACAGGCACGAGAATACTTGGCCGATCCCAAGCTCGATATAAAAGAAGTGGCTTTCTTAGTTGGATATGAAGATCAGAACTCGTTTTATCGGGCCTTCCGCCTTTGGGAAGGAGATACACCTTCAAATTGGCGTTCCAAACAGGGCTAG
- a CDS encoding SDR family NAD(P)-dependent oxidoreductase, with protein MDMGLRNKTAFVTGSTRGIGKAIAIELAREGVNVLVNGRNEEEVERTINELKAQFPDTSPQNATADIVDRQQREALFEQYPHVDILVNNMGIYEIMSYEDVDDEVWEKYFRTNVLAANGLSKFYLPNMLKNNYGRIIFIASEEAIMPSGQMPQYCMTKSMLLSLSKSLSKLTLGTEVTSNTIMPGPTLSENVYQIIDGLFPDDMAFSEKENQFMAAHLPQSELQRFIKPFEIGRLAAFLSSPYATAFKGSPIRMDGGMVPTIF; from the coding sequence ATGGATATGGGATTAAGGAACAAAACTGCTTTCGTAACTGGATCGACGAGAGGGATTGGGAAAGCAATTGCCATTGAGCTTGCCAGAGAGGGCGTCAATGTCCTCGTAAATGGACGGAATGAAGAAGAGGTAGAAAGGACCATAAATGAATTGAAGGCGCAATTCCCGGATACTTCTCCTCAGAATGCTACGGCCGATATTGTAGATAGGCAGCAAAGAGAAGCTTTATTTGAGCAATATCCCCATGTGGATATTCTCGTTAACAATATGGGTATTTATGAAATCATGTCCTATGAAGACGTTGACGATGAAGTATGGGAAAAATATTTCCGAACAAATGTCCTTGCCGCTAATGGCTTATCTAAATTTTATTTACCTAACATGTTGAAGAACAATTATGGACGAATAATCTTTATAGCAAGTGAAGAAGCGATCATGCCCTCAGGGCAAATGCCTCAGTATTGCATGACGAAATCTATGCTATTATCACTGTCAAAAAGCTTGTCTAAACTAACGCTAGGAACAGAAGTTACCTCCAACACAATCATGCCAGGACCAACACTTTCCGAAAATGTATATCAAATCATTGATGGTTTGTTTCCTGATGATATGGCATTTTCGGAAAAAGAGAATCAATTTATGGCTGCACACCTGCCCCAATCCGAATTACAGCGATTTATCAAGCCTTTTGAAATAGGCAGGCTGGCAGCATTTCTATCCAGCCCTTATGCAACCGCATTTAAAGGTTCACCAATTCGCATGGACGGGGGCATGGTACCAACTATTTTTTAA
- a CDS encoding VOC family protein, whose product MSVQAITTFFMFHGKAEEAMKFYTSIFERSEIKQVMHHENGQVLHATFTLKDQTFMCIDNTNGDYHAFTPAISLFVDCDTEEEVDRVFGQLSSDGQVLMPLGQLPFSEKFGWVQDRYGISWQINLPKK is encoded by the coding sequence TTGTCAGTGCAAGCCATCACAACGTTTTTCATGTTCCATGGAAAAGCAGAAGAAGCGATGAAGTTTTACACTTCCATTTTTGAGCGATCCGAAATCAAGCAGGTGATGCATCACGAGAATGGACAAGTCCTGCACGCTACCTTTACATTAAAAGACCAGACCTTCATGTGCATCGACAATACGAACGGTGACTATCATGCCTTTACTCCTGCGATTTCGTTGTTTGTTGACTGCGATACGGAGGAAGAGGTTGACCGGGTTTTTGGACAGCTTTCCTCGGATGGACAAGTACTCATGCCGCTCGGACAATTGCCGTTCAGTGAAAAGTTCGGTTGGGTTCAAGATCGTTACGGAATATCATGGCAGATTAATTTACCGAAAAAATGA
- a CDS encoding TetR/AcrR family transcriptional regulator: MTNIKGIWQDETLEPNKRKLLEAALVEFSAKGYERGSTNQMVQNAGVSKGMLFHFFGNKKGLFLAIVDACIEHFFAYIQARMEAAPQDFFARFLHVNQAKMALFAEEPAIYQMAVATFFDYPEECRTEIEDREVQFNARYLPLFLEQVDTSLIKAQFDPQKALHFLLWAVEALTQKYVRENYEASDKGFKHVQSFFAELESYMDMMKVGLYRQSDSGA, from the coding sequence GTGACGAACATAAAAGGAATCTGGCAGGATGAAACACTGGAGCCGAACAAGCGAAAGCTGTTGGAAGCGGCTCTTGTTGAATTTTCCGCGAAAGGCTATGAACGAGGCTCCACCAATCAAATGGTCCAGAACGCAGGCGTATCAAAGGGGATGCTGTTCCACTTTTTCGGGAATAAAAAGGGACTGTTTCTGGCGATTGTTGATGCTTGTATCGAACATTTTTTTGCCTATATACAGGCGCGAATGGAAGCGGCACCGCAAGATTTTTTTGCACGATTTCTTCATGTTAATCAAGCAAAAATGGCGCTCTTTGCCGAGGAACCAGCTATTTATCAAATGGCAGTTGCGACCTTTTTCGACTATCCCGAGGAATGCCGGACTGAGATCGAAGACAGGGAGGTCCAGTTCAATGCGCGATATCTTCCCTTGTTTCTGGAGCAAGTCGATACGTCATTGATCAAAGCGCAGTTCGATCCACAGAAGGCGCTGCATTTTTTGCTGTGGGCTGTAGAGGCATTGACGCAAAAGTACGTCCGCGAAAACTACGAGGCTAGCGATAAAGGCTTCAAGCATGTCCAATCCTTTTTTGCGGAATTAGAATCGTACATGGATATGATGAAGGTAGGGCTGTACAGACAATCAGACAGTGGAGCATAA
- a CDS encoding phosphotransferase family protein — MDEKWTRLVHNMNPSAKLLRAWELKGGISAKVTALEIESPDGTKKKVVVREHGQADLKRNPQIASDEFKLLQILKSAGLPTPTPYHLEASSDIFPTPCLVIEFIDGQTVTAPADLSSFLQQAAEVLTGIHSVEASRLAGTYLPKQEETITEKLRKRPAILDKSLDEELIREVLESVWPLPQANAASLLHGDFWPGNTMWKEEKLAAVIDWEDAAIGDPLSDLGNARLEILWAFGVEAMHAFTLHYQSVKKTLDYTQLPYWDLCAALRPASNLSDWGLEKRIEKTMRERHSLFVMQACEKLGIPYKRHATCESLE, encoded by the coding sequence ATGGATGAGAAATGGACACGCCTGGTACATAACATGAATCCGTCAGCCAAGCTCCTTCGTGCTTGGGAGCTAAAAGGCGGGATTTCTGCAAAGGTCACCGCGCTAGAAATAGAGAGCCCTGACGGCACGAAGAAAAAAGTAGTTGTCCGCGAGCACGGTCAGGCTGACCTCAAGCGAAATCCGCAGATCGCATCAGATGAATTCAAACTTTTGCAAATACTGAAGTCCGCTGGCTTGCCGACTCCAACGCCCTATCATCTCGAAGCATCCAGCGATATTTTCCCCACGCCGTGCCTTGTCATCGAATTCATAGATGGGCAGACAGTTACCGCGCCAGCCGACTTGTCCAGCTTTCTGCAACAAGCAGCTGAGGTGCTGACGGGCATCCATTCGGTAGAAGCTTCTAGACTGGCGGGTACTTATTTGCCGAAACAAGAAGAAACGATAACGGAAAAGCTTCGCAAAAGACCTGCGATCCTGGACAAATCATTGGATGAGGAACTGATTCGCGAAGTGCTGGAGTCCGTTTGGCCGCTGCCCCAAGCGAATGCAGCATCCCTTTTGCACGGCGATTTCTGGCCGGGAAATACGATGTGGAAGGAAGAAAAACTGGCTGCTGTCATCGATTGGGAGGACGCTGCGATCGGTGACCCCTTATCTGATCTCGGCAATGCCAGACTGGAGATTTTGTGGGCGTTTGGCGTGGAGGCCATGCATGCGTTTACGCTTCACTATCAGTCTGTCAAGAAGACACTCGATTATACCCAGCTCCCGTATTGGGATTTGTGTGCGGCACTTCGGCCAGCTTCGAATCTATCTGATTGGGGATTGGAAAAAAGGATAGAGAAAACCATGCGCGAGCGACATTCTCTATTCGTGATGCAGGCGTGTGAAAAACTAGGCATCCCGTATAAAAGACATGCTACTTGTGAGAGCCTCGAATAA
- a CDS encoding ABC transporter substrate-binding protein: MKKRLSQIISTLLLGTLLVTGCSSEGSAPATSTQTATPSTEASAPAASKVQDIKDGINLATDLSKLPEAAAKRTDTFIAGLTEPGGVFNPFFYHNGYDGNVSSAIFESLVDVDATGKPVPKLAEKWDVSPDQLTYTFHLRPNLKFSDGSPLTAEDVAFTLTILHDKTYDGETDIFVASIKGGREYKEGKANTIEGIKVIDPQTIQITTEKVNAKSLVLLGGQVLSKAYYGKEYKPGNLEYLRTLHGKPLGAGPYKFEAYIPGQEVRYLANEHYYAGKPQVEHFIYKTTEGDALQFIQTGEMDYNSFTVNSDNIEQLQELGYVNINLYTSSAYSYIKFNHSKPFFKDKRVRQAFIYGLDRQKILDLTYQGYAQVANVPISPVSWAYTEDVNPYAYNPEKAKQLLDEAGWKPGADGIREKDGQKLIVHYYTTKGKLGEVLIPIAKENYKELGIQFEAEMMDYNAVLARTEKGDHDLASFSTTMLIDPDDGVDAFSTKKGKSGFTGTNGYSNAKVDELLEAGLSTLDIEKRKAIYKDLYKELSDDPPYIFLGYRKILSAHNGKIKGLEPNPFTGISTSLPGIKIE; this comes from the coding sequence ATGAAAAAAAGGCTTTCACAAATCATTTCAACTTTGCTGCTAGGGACGCTACTGGTCACAGGGTGCAGCTCCGAAGGCAGTGCGCCGGCTACCTCGACACAAACGGCGACTCCGTCAACAGAAGCATCAGCACCTGCTGCCAGCAAGGTGCAAGACATAAAAGACGGCATCAACTTGGCTACGGATTTATCCAAGCTGCCGGAAGCAGCCGCCAAAAGGACCGATACATTCATTGCGGGACTGACGGAGCCAGGCGGCGTGTTTAACCCGTTTTTTTACCACAACGGCTACGATGGCAACGTTTCCTCAGCGATCTTCGAATCATTGGTGGATGTCGATGCGACAGGAAAGCCAGTACCCAAGCTCGCGGAAAAATGGGACGTATCTCCTGACCAGCTCACGTATACGTTCCATCTGAGACCGAATCTGAAATTCAGTGATGGTTCACCGCTGACGGCAGAGGATGTAGCCTTTACACTGACGATTCTGCACGACAAAACGTACGACGGCGAAACAGACATTTTCGTAGCAAGTATCAAGGGTGGACGTGAATACAAGGAAGGCAAAGCGAACACCATCGAAGGGATCAAGGTGATTGATCCACAGACGATCCAGATCACGACGGAGAAAGTCAACGCCAAGTCTCTCGTCCTGTTAGGCGGGCAGGTGCTCTCCAAGGCGTACTACGGCAAGGAGTACAAACCAGGCAATCTGGAGTATCTCCGCACCTTGCACGGCAAGCCATTGGGAGCAGGACCTTACAAATTCGAGGCGTACATTCCTGGTCAAGAAGTCCGCTATCTCGCAAACGAGCACTATTATGCGGGCAAGCCGCAAGTCGAGCACTTTATCTACAAGACGACCGAGGGCGACGCTCTGCAGTTTATCCAGACAGGGGAAATGGACTACAACTCCTTTACCGTCAACTCGGATAACATTGAACAGCTGCAAGAGCTGGGATACGTGAATATCAATCTGTACACATCCAGCGCCTATTCGTATATCAAGTTCAATCATTCCAAGCCATTTTTCAAAGACAAGCGCGTCCGCCAAGCCTTCATCTACGGACTGGATCGCCAAAAGATTCTGGACCTGACCTACCAAGGATACGCGCAAGTCGCCAATGTACCGATCAGCCCTGTTTCGTGGGCATATACGGAGGATGTCAATCCATACGCCTACAATCCGGAAAAGGCGAAGCAGCTCCTGGATGAAGCGGGCTGGAAGCCAGGCGCGGACGGCATCCGTGAAAAAGACGGACAAAAGCTGATCGTGCATTACTACACGACCAAAGGAAAGCTGGGAGAGGTTCTGATCCCGATTGCCAAAGAAAACTACAAAGAGCTGGGCATCCAGTTTGAAGCGGAAATGATGGACTACAACGCCGTATTGGCACGGACGGAAAAAGGCGATCACGACCTCGCCTCGTTCTCGACCACGATGCTGATCGATCCAGATGACGGTGTAGACGCCTTCTCGACGAAAAAGGGCAAGAGCGGATTTACGGGAACGAATGGCTACTCCAATGCCAAAGTAGACGAATTGCTGGAAGCAGGTCTATCTACGCTGGACATCGAGAAGCGCAAAGCGATCTACAAAGACCTGTATAAAGAGCTGAGCGATGACCCACCGTACATCTTCCTCGGCTACCGCAAAATTTTGTCTGCGCACAACGGCAAGATCAAGGGCTTGGAGCCGAATCCGTTCACGGGTATTTCGACCAGCCTGCCTGGCATCAAAATTGAGTAG